ATGTAACGTACAGTGCTCCTTGCAGGCAGCAGCTCAGCATGGGGGGAAAGGGTACCAGGATGCTCCAGACTTGACTTTCAGAGTGAGCTGGAGGGCCCTGCCTCATTGCTTCACTCACAAACGAATTTATCCCAGCAGTGCAGGCCGGCCACAACTCCAAATGCATTTTCAGGCAACAAGACACCCCAGTTGTGCCATTGTTGAGTAGCTTCAGGCATGgcatgaattaaaaaataaaaagtcccaCCTACTGCCGCTCAGATGGGACAATTTGAAACTAGAAAGTACTCGGAAGTGGCTTCCCTCACATTTGCTGATGTCAGGGCAGCGAGAAGGAGGCTGGCTGCCTGCTGTGGGAAGTGGCCGTCCTCAGTTGGATTCCAGAAGTTACCACTTGAATGTCCCACAGGGTTTCTCTGAGtcgcaaatgttttcttctgattttggtttctttcactaATGCTATATAGCTGTGTGAGTTTTGGATATGTGTTTTTACTGAtttcataagaatttttttaaaaaagagatggggtcttgctatgttgcccaggctggtctcaaactcctgggctcaagccatccttccatgtcagcttcccaaagtgctggaataacaggtgtgagccaccgtgcccagcctacaagaataattttaaaataaagatggattttctctgatttttcccTAGACTTACTAAACAAGGTTTTTTCTTTGAATTAACAATATCAGAGGACCGTAGACTTGCATTGTTTTACACATGGATGCTTAACAAgtggaagttaaaaataaattctgtgtaaaaataaaaccatcacgAGTGACTCTGAATTGCTGGAGAATTTTAAGAATTAGGTTGGTTTTAATGACTTTAGAAAGGCAACAATTACCTAAAGACTTGCCCTTTCAAGTCGTGGTAATTTTGAGATACAGTTTTGAGGCCAGTCTCCGGTGTCTTCTGCAGGAGGGCGTGAAGACAGAGAACGACCACATCAACCTGAAGGTGGCCGGGCAGGACGGCTCCGTGGTGCAGTTCAAGATCAAGAGGCACACGCCACTGAGCAAGCTGATGAAGGCCTACTGCGAGAGGCAGGTGCGGCGCCTCGCTCCCCCACGGGGCTTCCCCGTGTGCGCGCTGGTCCTGTGTGCGCCAGGCATCCCCAGAGCACGAGTGTCAGGGCTGGATCCAGAGGTAGCCACTCGAGGTGCCCTCTTCATGGATGGGCAGGCGGGGGCTTGTGCTGTAAACCTGGCCTAGGCTGGGCTTGCTGACTGTGTCTCCCATGGCCTTTTATGAGGTGGAGGGACCTAGAGGCTCAGAGAAATGTGGTGGGTTTTTCTTCCTGATAAGGCGGCTGCCCAGGGTGCTGTGTTCTCCATGGGGTACTAACATCTGTGAAGTCTGTGACGCTGAAGGCTCTGGGGGGCCCTGGTCAGATCTGGCCATTCTGGGGCTGCAGGTGGCATGTGCCCCATGCTGCTGTCACCCCGTCCTCACGTATGAGCTGGCGTGGCCCTGAAGAAACACTGCCCTCATCTGCAGTGTGGTTTTCCATTTTGTTAGGAAAGGCAAGAAAGCTCGTGATTCGTTCCCCTGCTTCCTCAGTTTCAGGATAGTGAGCTGCCTCACTGGCAGTGCCCAGCTGGGTGGACGCCTTCCGGCTGCTGTGTGTgacttggtgtgtgtgtgtgtgtctgttgttcTTGGTAATGCTGTGGAGGACTCACCCTGGGCCAGGGGGTCCCTCTCTAGGCCACTGCTATGGGCTTTGCCCGCCAGCTGCTGTCTGGCTTGTCTGGGGCCCGGCCCTGCAGCCAGGTGCCTTTCCCCAGGGAGCCCTGCTTGCCTGAGTGGGACCTAGAGGCTGCTTTTCTTCAGCTGCTCTGAAAATACAGCAACTCGTTTcccttttattttactcttttgccTGTGGATTTTCAGTTAgatttcctcctctttccctcccactTTGGATACCCTGCTCAGAGGGGCGTCACTGGTGACCACCTTGCACTCTTTATTGACAAGCAGACcctctgacttcctttcttcgTGTTTGCTGATGGCAGATCTTATTTTCACCTGTGAAAGGTGAGACTGAGCTTCCAGACACGCAGGCTACGGTCTTCCCAGCAGAGTGAGTGGCCTGGCGCCATGCAGGCCCCATGATCCAGCCTCTGCCTGGTGCTGGACCCTGGCCCTTGTCGGAGTTTGTGCTGCCTGGGCTGGTGGCCACATTCTCCTCTGCACTGTGGGATGGCAGGCGTGTGGGGCCGTGTACATGTGGTGGGGGCTCTGCCCTTCCCCCTGCTCTTCCAGGgctcccctcctgccccacctgCACTGCTGCTTGTGAGGCTGGCTGCTCAGCCGTGGTCCAGGGCCTCCTGTTCAAATCCTAGAGGTTCTCTCTTGGTGTTTCCTGGATTAGTCCTCCTCCCTTTTGTGTTTTGTGGTGGAGCACATCCTCCAGGGTCTTCTCGGAACAGGCACAGAAGGGTAGCGTCTTTGAGACACTGCATGGCTGAACGTGACTTTTGCTTTTATAAACTTTCACACTTCAGTATGTGGCTGCACGCAGTATTCTTGgttgaaactcttttttttttttctttcagagatcaGCCATGAGAATAGCTCCCAATGTTGAAAGTGAAAAGTTTACCAGGCATGgtagtttatgcctgtaatcccagcactttgggaggctgatgtgggaggatcatctgaggtcaggagttcaagaccagcctgggcaacacagggagaccctctctctacgaaacattaaaaaaattagccaggtgtggtggtgcaagcctgcagtcccagctactcaggaggctgaggtgggaggattgtttgagccttggaggtggaggctgcagggagctgaggtcGTATCactgctgcagcctgggtgacagagcaagaccctgtctcaaaggaaaaaaaaaaaaaaagtgagaagttCAGTGGATTCTGATTCTCTGTGCTTTGTTTGTAACTTGGTTTTTCTCTGGAAGTATCTGGGACCATATTCTGGCATTCCACTGTTCCCTTATGTGCCTCAGAGGTGTGTGATTTTATCACTCATGCTGCTGGGTACTTCATGGGTctggacatttatttttattcaagaaatatgcCCTATGTTAGTTCTTTGATAATTTGTGTCCTTCTCCACACTCTGGTCCCTCTTTTGGAGTTCCTGCTGCTAATTGTCCTAGTTTACATTTgataatttttctcccattttgcttTGGGCTTTATTATCGCTGTTGGTCTCCTTTCCGGGAGGTCATTTCAACTTTATCTTTCCACTTTCTGTGGACATTCTCATCTCTGTCatgatttttaatttccaaaagttcttttctctttctgttctttgagtgttttttttttctcagtagcagttgatttattttttttgagacacggtctcgctctgttccccaagctggagcacagtggtgtgatcatggttcactgcagccttgacctctggggctcaattgatccacccacctcagcctcctgagtaggtgggactacaggtacacgccaccacacctggctaatttttttattttgtggagatggggtctccctatgtggtccaggttggtttcgaattcctgggctcaagcgaccctcctgcttgtgtctcccaaagtgtgggattacaggtgtgagccaccatacccctCCTTAGTAGCAATTGATTGTTTTCTGAAGgtagtattattttttacttcCCATAGAACTTGAATTGTGAGTGTAGGTGTGTGTGGTGCGTATGTCCATgtctttgtgcatgtgtgtgtatgtgtgggggtgtgtgcgtgtgtgggcCTGTGTTGggagcattctcctgcctccttcctgtcCGTTCTCTgtgctcctcccctcctctcctctccggGCTGCTGCACAGTGAGCCTTACCCTGACTGCTGTCATGCAGGCTGACTTCTGTGCAAGCATGGAGCACTGAGAAGCTGGTGAGAAGCCATGTACATGGATGGCTGTGCTGCCAGGGCTGTGTATCCCTGGAGTGACATGTCTGGATTGTGGGTTCTGGAGGCACCCAGATGCTAAGCTGAGAGTTGAGTCCTCCAGTCTCCGGCCAGCCTCCTGGGGGCACATCTGGAGGGGAGAGGGGACTTGGCGCGCAGCGCTGGGGGCACGCGCTTCCATGGGCCTGTTTTCGTCCTACGCCTGGAGCCCTGCACCCACCTCTTCAGAAAGCAGACCTCCTGTGTGCTGCCGTGGGAGGCACAGGGTTGTGGGGGTCCTGCTAAAGTCTGCATGTGAACTTCCAGGCAGCTGTTCAGAATAGGCTGCCTGCCACACAGGCTGGGGTGTGCCCAGTCCCTCCTTCCCAGGATCCTAATCCAGTGTCCATCAGACCACCAGTGTCCACGCCTCAGTAGCCTCTGGCGCAGCCCAGCATTGACATCTCTGCCCATCCCTGCCGCCATTTTCTTTGTCCTTGCTGTTTGTGCCTTTCTCATTTACGTCATTTCAGTGGGGTTTCAGGAGGGAGCAGAGATGCACGTTTTAACGCCGTCTGTCCTGTTTCAGTTGAATCAGAACTGCTTGTTGAGGAAATGTTTCTGCCCCGACCACGTTTCTCCATTCCCTCAGGACACAGAAAGGCTGCGTGCTCTCTTTCCGGCTGCCCTCCACAAGGCCAAAGTCATGGTGGTGACTGCTCCCTGGCCTCATGCAGCCTTCTTATCTGTCCCTCATTGGCACACAGCCTGTTCCTTGCTGAGAACTTTGTAAAGGGGGAAGGTGGTGGTGCCAGCATTGTAGAATTTCTACTCGGCTTCTGGAAGGAAATGGGAGGGATGACCCAGGACAGGTCAGGGCACCAGGACAGAGAAGATTCAGTGTTTGAATTGACCATTCCACATAGCCACTGCACTGAGAAACTTTGATTGAAAAGCTAGCCGCTGGAAGATTAGTATTCACCCGGCGGCTCACTTGCCCTCCCCGGCACGTCACCAATGCTAGTCCAGCTTTTTTCCTGCTGAGGGATGCATCCTCTCTTCAGAGACCTCCTGGCTGACAGCTCTGAGCCAGCATCACTGTGACAGGTTACCCTTCCTCACCTGGGTTTCGTATGTAAAGAAAGTGGATTTTAGAGGCAGATGAGTTTGGATGTTAGTCTAGGACATCTCTTGTTTTCTCGTGTTTGAATGTTGTGTCTGCTTTCCTTCTGCCATGGACAACTTAGCTATCTGCTTTGAAACTGAACTGACACTGAGTTGGCTTTAAGAAGTTCCCAGTATATAGTGGTGTAACAAAACTCGGGTTGAAAATGAGCTGTTTTAGCCCATCAGAGAGAAGATGGTAGAAAAGTGGGTTCTGAAAGCAGTGGTGTCAGGCACTGCTTGAGATTGTAGGCCCACTGGTGAGTTTTTAATACTGAACTGGATCATAAATCTGCATATCAGAATGCTGATACTtggattaaaatatttgatttttgaattaAGCTGTATCTGGACATGTTTAATGGCGACTGCTTTTCCTTTTCAGGGTTTGTCAATGAGACAGATTAGATTCAGGTTTGACGGGCAGCCAATTAATGAAACCGACACTCCAGCACAGGTATGGAGCTGGCTTTGCGTGGTTCCAGGGCGACTTCCGATTTGCGTTGGGTAACTGCCATTTGGGATATGCTTATTTGAGAATCGTAGATGGGAGCTCATACAGaatgccttcctttttttccttaatgatattgattattagattatttatttttcaaattttagatttaaattttcaaatgagaaaactgctTTGCAGACATCATTCTTGCTGTTTGGAGATGGAGTGAGTGCTGGGCCCGTCCTCACTGTAAGGGAAGCGGGGGTGTGAGGACCACTCAGTGGCCCCTTCCTGCCCATCCTCTGGACACTTACAGTTGTAGCCCATGTGCAGCTCAGGGGCCGACTGGATTCTTGTGCCTTTTAAGTAACTTGCACAAGTGACGTGGGGGCAgaatgtgccatcacacctgatCATCCGTCTGCACAGGTTGTTTCTCTCACGTACCTGTCACATGCCGAAATGAATGAGATTTCATATATCACGTCGCAGGGCATCATATTGTCGTGGAAAGAGCTTTGGACttggaaacagatttttttttttttttttgagatggagtctcgctctgtcgcccaggctggagtgcagtggcgcgaactcggctcactgcaggctccgcctcccgggttcacgccattctcctgcctcagcctcctgagtagctgggactacaggcgcccgccaccacgcccggctaatttttttgtacttttaatagagacggggttttaccatgttagccaggatggtcttgatcttctgatctcgcccacctcagcctctcaaagtgcttggattacaggcgtcagccactgcacctgcccgaaacagactttttttaaaaaacttggtTCAAATTGCAGCTCTTATCATTTGTCAGCTGATGGCCCTGTGACCAAGAGTCACTTCATCCTGTGGAGGCTCAGTTTTGTCTGTCTGTAAATGGagctttttctccctttcaaaGTTGTGAGAATCTACTGGAATGTTTTAtgtggaaatactttttttttttttttttttttttttttgaggcggagtctcgctctgtcgcccaggctggagtgcagtggccggatctcggctcactgcaagctccgcctcccggatttacgccattctcctgcctcagcctcctgagtagctggggctacaggcgcccgccacctcgcccggctagttttttgtattttttagtagagacggggtttcactgtgttagccaggatggtctcgatctcctgacctcgtgatccgcccgtctcggcctcccaaagtgctgggattacaggcttgagccaccgcgcccggcctatgtggAAATACTTTTGCAaaacatttagtattttaaacatttaatattcagtatttattaaatattgaaaacatcTTTGCAATAAGTATCCATTTCTAGCTACTTTACGAAATCTACACACCGCTAAGAAGTGGCAGCTCTGGGAGTGTTCACCAGGGAGAGGCTGCTGAGAGCAGCTGAGTGGGGAGGGCCTTGTGGAGTCTCCAGGACTTGACTGGGAGTCAGGGGGCAGGCTGTGGACAGGTGGACCAAGAGGCAGAGGGAGCCCTGCCTGGGGGCTCTCCCTCCGGCCCGTAGTGTCGGTGGCAGGGTGAGGGTGGCCGACAGCCCTGATGGGACTTCTTTCCATTTGGGAGCATGACTGCTTCCAGCCTCACTGAGTCTCTGTAGGAACTGGCAGAAGCTTCCCCTTGCTCAGAGGATGGAAGATGATCAGGGTGGGTGTTTTGCGCCCACTGTGTCGGGAGGAGAGAAGTGAGCGGGGGTGTTTCACCACCTTGCCTGGGCTTTGAACGGGGAGGGGCGGGAGAAGCCAGCAGTGGACCCTCACTTGATGGGCCCTTCTGTGAGCTGGGGGCTTTGGCTTTCATGGCATGGTCCCTCGCACTTGCTATAAAGCGCATGGCTCCCGCGGGTCCTAGGACTCAGTGCTGCTAATCAGATGTTCTTAAGTAGACTCtgattttgtgtaatttttcactaagaattttatacatttcagtTTATCTTCTAGACTCAGTTTTTCTGTCAGTTAACATTTTAGCTGTGAATCTGCTTTTGTGAGTTTTGTTAGGGGAAGCCTGCTGAACCGTAAGGGCTGTGGTGAGCACATAGCAATGCCTCTTCCATGTGTGCTGAGCTGCAGTGAGGGGACGGACA
Above is a genomic segment from Macaca thibetana thibetana isolate TM-01 chromosome 3, ASM2454274v1, whole genome shotgun sequence containing:
- the SUMO3 gene encoding small ubiquitin-related modifier 3 produces the protein MSEEKPKEGVKTENDHINLKVAGQDGSVVQFKIKRHTPLSKLMKAYCERQGLSMRQIRFRFDGQPINETDTPAQLEMEDEDTIDVFQQQTGGVPESSLAGHGF